In Xenorhabdus poinarii G6, the following are encoded in one genomic region:
- the rof gene encoding Rho-binding antiterminator: MSIDNEVYQPINCDDYDSLELACQRHLHLHLQLRDGEIFNGKANKLILRKKIEYLLMDSNEGSREFRLDYIISFSNPEIGTIVIEHSS; the protein is encoded by the coding sequence ATGTCTATAGATAACGAAGTATATCAACCAATTAACTGTGATGATTACGATAGCCTTGAGCTAGCGTGCCAGCGCCATCTGCATTTGCATCTCCAATTACGGGATGGTGAGATATTTAACGGGAAAGCGAATAAGCTGATTTTAAGAAAAAAAATTGAATATCTCCTCATGGATTCAAACGAGGGATCCCGAGAATTTAGGTTGGATTATATTATCAGTTTCAGCAATCCAGAAATAGGAACGATTGTTATCGAGCATTCGTCATGA